A single window of Anderseniella sp. Alg231-50 DNA harbors:
- a CDS encoding RelA/SpoT family protein, which produces MMRQYELVERVTSYDPDANEAMLNKAYVYAMKAHGHQVRASGDPYFTHPLEVAAILTEMKLDDATIAAALLHDVVEDTEATLAEIEQLFGGEISELVEGLTKIKRLDLISKEAAQAENLRKLLLAMSRDARVLLVKLADRLHNMRTLHHVKSDKRARIAKETMDIYAPLAGRMGMHTMREELDDIAFKALYPEARDGIMKRLESLRAESGDILTNIEETLTEKLADNGIHAHVSGREKKAYSIWRKMQRKHLSLGQLSDIFGFRIIVASEVECYKALGVAHTAWRVVPGRFKDYISNPKQNDYRSIHTTVIGPHRKRVELQIRTQAMDDIAERGVAAHSFYKDVADPMAAERGVSLPHGDSNSFRWLRSLVETLAEGDNPGEFLESTRLELFADQVFCFTPKGALIALPKGANAIDFAYAVHTDIGNSCVGCRINGRHAPLMTELANGDEVDVIRSQAQTPPAAWEKVVHTGKARAAIRRATRIAVRAQYAGLGREIVERHLARFDASYNKKQFVEAMRKLGIASAEDGLAAVGRGELAARDVMNALGFEGERETPKRDVRKSRTVQQESGEQSIPVRGVNQNLPLTIDASTGAVPGERIVGILKPGEGITVYPIFSAALQQFDDEPDLWIDLAWDEDSATSLYPARLRVVLHNEVGALGQLTQTVAEGGANIENLQMTERARDFYNIDLTVEVEDVRHLNQIMNELTRKPLISTVVRATGSD; this is translated from the coding sequence ATGATGCGTCAATACGAGTTGGTTGAAAGGGTCACAAGCTATGATCCTGACGCAAATGAAGCCATGCTCAACAAGGCCTACGTGTATGCCATGAAGGCGCACGGCCATCAGGTCCGGGCCTCTGGCGATCCTTACTTTACACATCCGCTGGAAGTAGCCGCCATTCTCACCGAGATGAAGCTGGATGATGCCACCATTGCAGCTGCCCTGTTGCACGATGTTGTGGAGGACACCGAAGCGACCCTGGCGGAAATCGAACAACTGTTCGGCGGAGAGATATCGGAGCTGGTGGAAGGTCTCACCAAGATCAAGCGGCTTGACCTGATTTCCAAGGAGGCGGCGCAGGCGGAAAACCTGCGCAAGCTGTTGCTGGCCATGTCGCGGGATGCGCGCGTGTTGCTGGTGAAGCTGGCCGATCGGCTGCACAACATGCGCACGCTGCACCATGTGAAGTCGGACAAGCGCGCACGCATTGCCAAGGAAACCATGGACATCTACGCGCCGCTGGCCGGCCGTATGGGCATGCATACCATGCGAGAGGAACTGGACGATATCGCGTTCAAGGCGCTCTATCCGGAAGCGCGTGACGGCATCATGAAGCGGCTTGAATCGCTGAGGGCCGAGTCAGGCGATATTCTCACCAATATCGAAGAAACGCTTACCGAAAAACTGGCGGACAACGGCATTCATGCTCATGTGTCAGGACGGGAGAAGAAGGCGTACTCAATTTGGCGCAAGATGCAGCGCAAGCATTTGTCGCTGGGCCAGTTGTCCGACATATTCGGGTTCCGGATCATCGTGGCAAGCGAGGTCGAGTGCTACAAGGCGCTGGGCGTTGCACATACGGCATGGCGGGTAGTGCCGGGCCGCTTCAAGGACTACATCTCCAACCCGAAGCAGAATGATTACCGGTCGATTCACACCACGGTGATCGGTCCGCACCGCAAACGGGTTGAGCTGCAGATCAGAACCCAGGCGATGGATGACATTGCCGAGCGCGGGGTTGCTGCCCACAGTTTCTACAAGGATGTTGCGGATCCGATGGCGGCGGAGCGCGGGGTCAGCCTGCCGCATGGGGATTCCAATTCGTTCAGATGGTTGCGGTCGCTTGTTGAAACCCTTGCCGAAGGCGACAATCCGGGTGAATTTCTGGAAAGCACGAGGCTTGAGCTGTTCGCGGACCAGGTGTTCTGTTTCACGCCCAAGGGCGCGCTGATTGCCCTGCCAAAAGGAGCGAATGCCATTGACTTTGCCTATGCGGTACACACCGATATCGGCAATTCGTGCGTCGGTTGCCGGATCAATGGCCGGCATGCGCCGTTGATGACCGAACTCGCCAATGGCGATGAAGTGGATGTAATCAGATCGCAAGCCCAGACACCGCCTGCAGCCTGGGAAAAAGTGGTTCACACGGGCAAGGCACGGGCAGCCATAAGGCGGGCGACCAGAATTGCCGTGAGGGCCCAGTATGCCGGGCTGGGGCGTGAAATAGTTGAACGCCATCTGGCGCGTTTCGATGCGAGCTACAACAAGAAGCAGTTCGTCGAGGCGATGCGAAAACTTGGCATTGCGTCTGCAGAAGACGGTCTGGCTGCCGTCGGGCGCGGGGAGCTGGCAGCGCGCGATGTGATGAACGCGCTGGGATTTGAAGGAGAGCGCGAAACGCCCAAACGCGATGTTCGCAAGTCACGAACGGTTCAGCAGGAAAGTGGCGAGCAATCGATACCGGTTCGCGGTGTCAATCAGAACCTGCCGCTCACAATCGATGCATCTACCGGGGCTGTTCCAGGCGAGCGGATTGTCGGAATCCTGAAACCGGGCGAAGGCATTACGGTCTATCCGATCTTTTCCGCAGCGCTGCAGCAGTTTGACGATGAGCCAGACCTGTGGATTGATCTTGCCTGGGACGAGGATTCGGCGACCAGCCTGTATCCGGCCCGTTTGCGGGTGGTTCTGCACAACGAGGTCGGCGCGTTGGGGCAACTCACCCAAACGGTTGCCGAAGGCGGTGCAAACATCGAAAACCTGCAGATGACCGAACGGGCGCGCGACTTTTACAACATCGACCTGACGGTCGAAGTGGAAGATGTCAGGCATCTCAATCAGATTATGAACGAACTTACCCGAAAACCATTGATTTCCACTGTGGTTCGCGCCACAGGTTCTGACTGA
- the rpoZ gene encoding DNA-directed RNA polymerase subunit omega encodes MARVTVEDCIEKLPNRFELVLMSAHRARMISQGAPLTLDRDNDKNPVVALREIGDTTIDVEDLREDYVHSMQKHVEVDEPEESAVPLLLAGNEPDQAEPAPTEQDGQDGYDRMSEDDLLRGLEGLPPAESPGSQRSGY; translated from the coding sequence ATGGCACGCGTTACCGTTGAAGACTGCATCGAAAAACTGCCGAACCGGTTTGAACTGGTTCTTATGTCTGCGCACCGCGCACGCATGATCTCGCAGGGAGCGCCTTTGACGCTCGACCGCGACAATGACAAGAACCCGGTTGTGGCGCTTCGCGAAATTGGCGACACCACCATCGACGTCGAGGATCTTCGTGAAGATTATGTCCACTCCATGCAGAAGCATGTCGAGGTGGATGAGCCGGAAGAAAGCGCCGTGCCGCTGCTGCTGGCTGGCAACGAGCCCGACCAGGCCGAACCGGCCCCTACCGAGCAGGATGGCCAGGACGGTTACGACCGCATGAGCGAAGATGACCTGCTGCGCGGCCTTGAAGGCCTGCCGCCTGCAGAAAGCCCTGGCTCGCAGCGGTCCGGTTACTGA
- a CDS encoding MFS transporter: MWAALYYSFPALLVQWEQEFGWSKTGLTGAFTLAVLTSAVMAPLTGRLIDRGFGTIVFGGSAFLGAVLLALLTQVTQLWQFYLVWFGIGVTLAGCLYEPCFAILTRTLGNRARRGITIVSLMAGLAGTVSFPAAFYLSNLFGWRGAVLVFAAVIVVLAVPLICWAASRAEQTGGSASAPSSRNAKEPMRIARKPAFWALALGLAMISMNTGIMITHTIPLLGERGFARETAVLAISMIGPMQVVGRTMIMGIEHRVPSLVIAISCQFAMSAAALSLMGAAALPVLLASFVFLQGVGNGVTSIMRPVLTAELLGRADFGVISGMTAMVYISGFAAGPTIGSLAWQVGGYDLMLFMSVGIGALGALLMLAAGRLSAGNAQLSSGSTGG, translated from the coding sequence TTGTGGGCTGCACTGTATTATTCCTTCCCTGCCCTGCTGGTGCAATGGGAGCAGGAATTCGGCTGGTCCAAAACCGGCCTGACGGGCGCATTCACCCTGGCAGTCCTGACATCTGCCGTCATGGCGCCGCTCACCGGCAGACTGATTGACCGTGGATTTGGAACAATCGTGTTCGGTGGCAGCGCGTTCCTGGGCGCAGTGCTGCTCGCGCTGCTGACGCAGGTAACCCAGCTATGGCAGTTCTACCTTGTATGGTTCGGCATTGGTGTGACGCTTGCTGGTTGCCTGTATGAACCCTGCTTCGCCATTCTGACCCGGACGCTCGGGAACCGGGCCAGGCGCGGCATCACCATTGTTTCGTTGATGGCGGGTCTTGCCGGCACAGTTTCATTTCCCGCTGCATTTTATCTGTCCAACCTGTTTGGATGGCGTGGCGCCGTGCTGGTGTTTGCAGCCGTCATAGTGGTGCTGGCGGTGCCGCTGATCTGCTGGGCTGCAAGCCGGGCCGAGCAGACCGGGGGTTCAGCATCCGCGCCATCAAGCCGCAATGCCAAGGAGCCAATGCGCATCGCCCGGAAGCCGGCGTTCTGGGCGCTGGCATTGGGCCTGGCCATGATCTCGATGAACACCGGTATTATGATCACTCACACCATTCCGCTGCTGGGCGAACGTGGATTTGCCAGGGAAACGGCGGTTCTGGCCATTTCCATGATCGGTCCGATGCAGGTGGTCGGGCGCACCATGATTATGGGTATTGAGCATCGCGTGCCCAGCCTTGTTATCGCAATTTCATGCCAGTTTGCCATGTCGGCGGCCGCGTTGAGCCTGATGGGTGCTGCGGCTCTGCCGGTGCTGCTGGCAAGCTTTGTCTTCCTGCAAGGGGTTGGTAACGGCGTCACCAGCATCATGCGGCCGGTCCTGACCGCTGAACTGCTGGGCCGGGCCGACTTCGGCGTGATCTCCGGCATGACGGCGATGGTGTATATCAGCGGTTTCGCCGCCGGCCCGACTATCGGCTCACTCGCATGGCAGGTGGGCGGATACGATCTGATGTTGTTCATGTCTGTCGGCATCGGCGCACTGGGCGCGCTGCTGATGCTGGCGGCAGGCAGGTTGTCAGCCGGAAACGCTCAGCTGTCGTCCGGCTCAACGGGTGGATAA
- a CDS encoding antibiotic biosynthesis monooxygenase produces MLALFFEVLPRPGHEDHYFRHVGMLKPVLEQHTGMTWLDRFKSLSRDRVILSHQLWKDDAAIVGWREDSQHQGSQKAGRYKHFEDYRIRIAELFLMLEQGGPVEELEPGQGATGGYIVAGHSTGKPLDGFDESFASVNIADAYVGLSTVASAEDAGGLLARLKDDQNMSWGFAARMTRDYGMFDRDQAPQDYPPVEPDDS; encoded by the coding sequence ATGTTGGCCCTGTTTTTTGAAGTGCTGCCCAGGCCTGGTCATGAGGACCATTACTTCCGGCATGTGGGCATGCTGAAGCCGGTGCTGGAACAGCACACGGGCATGACCTGGCTGGACCGGTTCAAGTCATTGTCCAGGGACCGGGTGATCCTGTCACATCAATTGTGGAAGGATGACGCTGCCATAGTCGGGTGGCGGGAGGACAGCCAGCACCAGGGCTCGCAGAAGGCAGGCCGGTACAAGCATTTTGAGGATTATCGCATCCGGATTGCCGAACTGTTCCTGATGCTGGAGCAGGGCGGGCCCGTTGAGGAGTTGGAACCGGGCCAGGGTGCAACTGGCGGGTACATTGTTGCGGGCCATAGCACCGGCAAACCGCTGGACGGATTTGACGAGAGTTTTGCCAGCGTGAACATCGCGGACGCCTATGTCGGCCTGTCCACGGTCGCCAGTGCTGAAGATGCCGGCGGTCTGCTGGCGCGGCTGAAAGACGACCAAAACATGAGCTGGGGGTTTGCTGCTCGAATGACCCGGGACTATGGCATGTTTGACCGTGACCAGGCGCCACAGGATTATCCACCCGTTGAGCCGGACGACAGCTGA
- a CDS encoding metal-dependent hydrolase, which produces MNTQTHLLLASALLTRRGEKARNVAIVVGALLPDLPVFALFGIASAMGYTSQDVFGDFYFREEMRNLMGAFNSFFVAALIAATGWVFREKWWGWPMVFLAAAMAVHAATDLPVHVDDGHRHFWPFSSFVFSSPFSYWDNSHHGGLVSVIEAVLGIFCAIVLWRRFPVMWIRLLCASAIAAYIAVPAYWIWMFG; this is translated from the coding sequence GTGAATACCCAGACGCATCTGCTTCTTGCATCGGCGCTGCTGACCAGGCGTGGGGAAAAGGCACGCAATGTGGCCATTGTTGTGGGGGCGTTGCTGCCTGACCTTCCGGTGTTTGCCCTGTTCGGCATCGCCAGCGCGATGGGGTATACGAGCCAGGATGTTTTCGGTGACTTCTATTTCCGGGAAGAAATGCGCAACCTTATGGGAGCGTTCAACTCGTTCTTCGTTGCAGCCCTGATTGCGGCAACCGGATGGGTGTTCCGCGAGAAATGGTGGGGGTGGCCGATGGTCTTCCTTGCTGCCGCCATGGCGGTTCATGCCGCAACCGACCTGCCGGTGCATGTCGATGACGGGCACCGGCATTTCTGGCCATTCAGCAGTTTCGTGTTCAGTTCGCCATTTTCGTACTGGGATAATTCGCATCATGGCGGACTTGTATCGGTGATTGAGGCTGTCCTCGGCATTTTTTGCGCCATTGTGCTGTGGCGGCGCTTTCCCGTCATGTGGATCAGACTTTTGTGCGCGTCGGCAATTGCAGCGTATATTGCCGTTCCCGCTTACTGGATATGGATGTTCGGATAG
- the folK gene encoding 2-amino-4-hydroxy-6-hydroxymethyldihydropteridine diphosphokinase codes for MILIGLGSNMTGPWGSPRDCVGKALAALGKQPLNLLKASTLIGTTPFGNQDQPSYINAVARIETRLPALGLLQVLRTIEHTAGRERRERWGERTLDLDILDYNGVVLEEGVEQSTDAELVLPHPAIAEREFVLTPIAEIAPRWKHPVTGLTARAMLAELDTDKGGNVIDSGSVS; via the coding sequence ATGATATTGATCGGACTGGGCAGTAACATGACGGGGCCGTGGGGCAGCCCTCGTGATTGCGTCGGCAAGGCGCTTGCCGCGCTTGGCAAACAGCCTCTCAACCTGCTCAAGGCGTCCACGCTGATTGGGACCACCCCGTTCGGCAATCAGGACCAGCCAAGCTACATCAACGCCGTGGCGCGGATCGAAACCCGCCTGCCGGCGCTGGGCCTGTTACAGGTGTTACGCACTATTGAACATACCGCCGGGCGCGAACGGCGTGAACGCTGGGGGGAGCGAACTCTTGACCTGGACATTCTGGATTACAATGGTGTGGTTCTGGAAGAGGGGGTTGAGCAGTCAACCGACGCTGAACTGGTGCTGCCTCATCCAGCCATCGCCGAACGCGAGTTTGTGCTGACCCCGATTGCCGAAATTGCACCGCGCTGGAAACACCCGGTTACCGGATTGACGGCCAGAGCCATGCTCGCTGAACTGGACACGGACAAGGGCGGCAATGTTATCGATAGCGGGTCCGTCTCGTGA
- a CDS encoding NYN domain-containing protein translates to MRLYKDERTALFIDGSNLYATAKALGFDIDYKNMLKMFEDGTRLTRAIYYTALLDDADYSPIRPLIDWLDYNGFMVVTKPAKEFTDAAGRRKVKGNMDIEIAVDIMQLCSSLDHIILFSGDGDFRSLVEAAQSKGCRVTVISSMAIRPPMIADELRRQADQFVDLKSLQGKIGRTPSGNKDNHRDNGPAQPNDDFEEFAEI, encoded by the coding sequence ATGCGCCTTTACAAAGACGAACGCACTGCCCTTTTCATTGACGGGTCCAACTTGTACGCAACCGCAAAGGCGCTAGGCTTCGATATCGACTACAAGAACATGCTGAAGATGTTTGAAGACGGCACCCGGCTTACTCGGGCGATCTATTACACCGCCCTTCTGGACGATGCCGACTACTCGCCGATCCGCCCGCTCATCGACTGGCTGGACTATAACGGGTTCATGGTCGTGACCAAGCCTGCCAAGGAGTTCACCGATGCTGCCGGCAGGCGCAAGGTCAAGGGCAATATGGACATCGAGATTGCCGTCGACATCATGCAGCTTTGCTCATCGCTCGACCACATCATCCTGTTTTCCGGCGACGGTGACTTTCGCTCGCTGGTTGAAGCGGCCCAGTCCAAGGGCTGCCGGGTCACGGTGATTTCTTCCATGGCCATCCGCCCGCCGATGATTGCCGACGAACTGCGCCGTCAGGCTGACCAGTTCGTCGATCTGAAATCATTGCAGGGCAAGATCGGCAGAACACCGTCCGGCAACAAAGACAATCACCGCGACAACGGTCCTGCGCAACCGAATGATGATTTCGAGGAATTCGCCGAAATCTAG